The nucleotide window ATGCTTTTAACTCATAACATCCGCGTGGGGTCTGTACATACTTCCCATTTGTCGTTCGTGAAACCGTCGATTCATGAACATCTGCCCGTTCGGCAATATGTTTGAGTGTCATCGGACGCAACTCGCCGTTTTCCAAAAAGCTTTGCTGATATTCGACGATCGCTTCTGTTACGGCACGAATCGTTTGTTGCCGCTGGTCAATGCTTTTCAACAGCCACACGAGTTGTTTGTATTTGGACTGGGCATACTCAAACGTTTCTTTATCGTTTTTTTGATGAAGAAGATTTCGGTATTGGCGATTCAAACGAATCCTCGGCAAGGAATCATCATTTAAAACGACCGTCCACTCTCCATTGTTTTTTTCTATATAGACATCCGGTGTGATATAATCCGCTTCACTTTCACTAAACCCTTGGGCAGGGCGAGGATTCAGCGTTTGGATGAAATCATGGGCATCTTGTATTTCTTCAAGGGTAATTTGCATTTCTTCCGCCAACCATTTCCATTTTTTCTCTGCGAACGCTTGCAAATAATGGGCAACAATCGTTTCAACAATCGGATGCTCCTCAGGAAGCGCTTGCAACTGCAACAACAGGCATTCCGATAAAGATCGCGCCCCCACGCCAACGGGATCAAAGTTTTGCAAAAGCGCACATAATTCATGGAAACGGTCGGGGGTGATGCCGAGTTCAATTGACGCTTCTTTTTCATTCACAACTAAATAACCGTTTTCATCTAAATTATGGATAAAATATTTCAGGTGTTCCTTTGTTTCCCCCTCACAATCAAGCATTCGAAGTTGATCAATGAGATGAACCGTTAACCCTTGACGGGCATTTCCCAAACGATCAATGAAAGGTTCTTTCCCCTGCTCCCCGCTGCTTTCCTCACGATCGTTCCATAACACCGGGCTATCCCGGATCCCTTCGTCCCTATCCGCCTCATTGACATCCAGCAATGGATTTTCCAACGCTTGTTCTTCTATATATTCAGATAATTCCAATGTAGAGTATTGCAACAAAGAAATGGCCTGTCGCAATTGCTGGGTCATCACGAGTTTCATCGTTTGTTGTTGAATAAGTCCCATTTCAAGATTCATGGTGCGCCCCCTAGTTTTGTAAGCGCTTTCTATGAAGATAGCACAAAATTATTTCTGTTCCAACCATGAAAAAGTTAGACGGACGGTGTGCGTTTGCTTCTTTTGCACATACTCGCTATTCATCGTTATATAAGAAGGGATATGAGCTTGCACATACGTGCGATCATCCTGCAAGAAATCAAATGAACCGGTGGTTCTTAAGGCTTCGGCCAGCTTTTCGAGTTCAGTAGCTGCTTCATTCGCCGTCAGTTCCTGCTCCCGGGCATACCGTTCCGTTTGCTCTAAGCGTTCTTGGCCAAACATGGAATCCCCCTCCGCGAATGTTACAATTTCATTTTACACTATCAGAATGTATTAATTCTTCGAATGATAGTATAAGTAATACTTTGACCTTCGCCATCCTTGACGATAAGTCAAGTTTTTCTAATGTAATTATATCGCATTTAACATCCAGAAGCTAGGGTAGTGTGTCATTCATTCTAATATCGATTTAAAATTGCATTCTCCTGTTTCTCGCGGATATTCCCTTCTAATACCGATCCATATCAGGAAAAAACGGTTTGAAGTTTACGAAAAAAGGTAAACATAGTAATGGGTGATGAATAAATGCAATGTATTTGACCTTTATTGACCAATAGGGTATGATATAAGCAGTAACCCCATATTGCAAACGAAATGAAGGAGGATTAGATTTATGCATCTAATACCAACAGTTATTGAACAAACAAACCGCGGGGAGCGGGCTTATGACATTTATTCACGTCTGTTAAAAGACCGTATCGTCATGCTCGGATCAGGGATCGATGACAATGTGGCCAATACAATCGTAGCCCAATTGCTTTTCCTCCAAGCGGAGGATCCGGACAAGGACATCTCCCTTTATATTAACAGCCCCGGAGGTTCCATTTCCGCCGGCATGGCCATTTATGATACGATGCAATATATTACACCTAAGGTTTCGACTATTTGCATCGGCATGGCTGCTTCTATGGGCGCTTTCTTGCTCAATGCAGGAGAAATAGGCCAACGTTTCGCCCTCCCGAACAGTGAAATTATGATCCACCAACCGCTTGGAGGAACACAAGGGCAGGCATCCGATATTGAAATTCATGCGCGTCGTATTCTGGAAATGCGGGAAAAATTGAACAATATCTTCGCCGAGCGAACAGGCCAGCCGCTCGAAGTAATCCAACGGGACACCGACCGGGATAACTTCATGACTGCACCAGAAGCAAAAGAGTATGGGCTCATCGATCGAATCTTCGAGAAGAATGAAAGCACAGAAAAATAACCGATCCTTCCCCACCTAAAAAACCACGCGACCTGCGTGGTTTTTTTCATTCCTCGCTTACAAATTGCCCAAGCGCTTTTACTGCTTCTTCTTCATCGCCGCCATCAGCAGCTATGCGAATCGTTGTCCCATTGCGGACGGCAAGACTCATTACTCCCATAATACTTTTGGCGTTGGTCTCATGTGTCCCTTTGATAAGGTTGATATCCGCATGAAAGCGATTGGCTTCCTGCACGAATAGGGCGGCCGGTCGCGCCTGCAAGCCCATTTTTAAATTCACTACCACGTCACGCTCGACCATCGCGACCCATCCTTTCTGCTGTTTATCATCCTTGTGGCAACGATTCGCGATTACGAATTCGTTCAGCCAGTTCGTCGATTTTTCGCAACCGGTGATTGACCCCGGATTTGCTCACCTTCCCGCTCTCTGCCATTTCACCCAATTCCTTCAAGGTGACATCCTGATGCTTCACACGAAGTTCGGCCATTTCACGCACTTTGGAAGGCAAGCTTTCCAAACCGATCTCTCGCGTGACAAGCTCTATATTTTCCACTTGCCGCAAGGCAGCTCCTACCGTTTTGTTCAAATTTGCTGTCTCACAGTTTACGAGTCGATTGACAGAGTTACGCATATCCTTCACAATCCGAACATCTTCAAAATAGAGCAGTGCTTGATGAGCACCGATAATATTGAGAAACTCGGTGATCTTCTCGCTTTCCTTAATATAAACAATATACCCTTTTTTTCTCTCCAGTACACGGGCATCCAGATCAAATTCCAACATTAACGCCAAGAGCGATTGATTGTGTTCTTTATAATAAGAAAACAACTCCAAATGATAGGATGATGTCTCCGGATGATTAATGGACCCACCTGCGAGAAAGGCTCCCCGTAAATACGCTCTTTTGCAACAATGATTCTCAAATGTATGTTCTGAAATCGACTGCGCAAACGTATGCCCGTTGGCCGTCACGTTTGTATCAGCTAAAATTTCTTCCACAAAACGGTACACGCGAACGATGTAAATATTGTTTTTCCTTAATCGCATTTTTTTACGAACGACGAGTTCGGCCTTCATGTGTTCATACCGTTGCTTCAGAAGCGTATAAAACCTTCGTGCAATCGCCGCGTTCTCGGTCGTTATATCCAAAGTCGTACGCGATTCCGAAATATTAAGAGCACCGGTCATTTGGATAAGTGCGGAAAGTTCCGCTTTTACACAGCAATCATCTGCACGGATCTGTGTGAGTTCTTTTTTCGTCATTGCCGCAAACGAAGACAAGCCACATTCACCACCTTTTTGATCAAACTTCCTTAACCTTCGAGAATCATCCGGGCAATTTTTTCCGCATTATGACGCAACACCGAGCCGTCTGTTTGGATGAAATCATCTTGGATCGCATGCAAACCCAGCGCTTTTAAATGGTCTTCATCACAAATCACAGCCTCCGAACCTTCCTCGGCATATCGTTCGATCATTTCCGGTGAAATGTTTCCGTCATGGACAAAAATTTGCTCAATCATCGATTTCCCGATATGGGCATAAAGCGCCTTAATATGATCGGAAGCAGTAAATTCATCCGTTTCCCCGCTTTGCGTCATGACATTGCAAATATAGATTTTATCCGCTGACGACCGGTTTATTTCTTCCGCAATGCCGGGAACGAGCAAATTAGGCAACACACTGGTATATAAACTCCCCGGTCCCATAATAATTTTATCTGCTTGTCGAATCGCCTGAATGCTCGCCGGCAATGCCTCGGGAAAGGCTGGATCAAGGAACATTTCATCGATTTTTTTCCCTGCCTTCGGAATATTGGACTCTCCCCGAACGACACTGCCATCGGTCATTTTCGCCACAAGTTCAATGCTATCATTGGACGCAGGTAACACCGTACCGCGTACGTTGAGCACAGCACTGAGTTCGCTAATGCCGCGGGCAAAATCACCTGTGATAGACGTCATACCTGCGATCAGCAAGTTGCCGAGCGAATGCCCGGTAAGCCCTTCCCCATTTTCGAAGCGATGCTGAAATAAACGTTCAATTAATGGTTCAACTTCCGCCAATGCCACGAGCACATTTCGAACATCCCCGGGCGGCGGGACATTTAACTCCTTGCGTAACCGTCCGGAACTTCCTCCATCATCAGCTACGGTAACGATTGCCGATAGATCAACGGGGTAGGTTTTTAACCCTCGCAGTAAAACGGACAATCCCGTACCGCCTCCGATAACAACTATTTTCTTTCCATTCGTCACTCGATTGTTTCTCCCCTGTCCTTATGTTCGCGATGGCTCTTATACACTAGGTAATTCTTAGAATAAACATCAGCAAGATGTTCCACAAGCGTAACGGAACGGTGATTCCCGCCCGTACAACCAATCGCGATGATTACTTGGCTTTTTCCCTCTTGTTTATACAAAGGCAACAGAAAGGTTAGCATGTCTTCCAGCTTCACGAGAAATTCCTTTGTATCCGCCCACTTCATGACATATTCGGCAACGTCCGAATCCATCCCTGTTAACGGGCGCATCCGTTCAATATAATGAGGATTCGGCAAAAATCGGACATCAAAAACAAGATCGGCATCAATCGGAATCCCGCGTTTAAACCCAAAGGACATAAAATGTACGTTAAAGGTCAACTCCTCGGGAGCAGTGAACAATTTGTTAATTTCCGAGCGTAACTCTCGAGGGGTAAGCGTTGTCGTATCAATATGGTAACGTGCCCTTCCCTTGATCTCATCCAGTATTTGCCGTTCTTCTTTGATGCCGTCTAACAGCGGGCCGGACGGAGCAAGGGGGTGCGAACGCCTAGTTTCTTTAAATCGCTGCACAAGTTTGCTGTCCTCTGCATCGAGAAATAAAATGTGCGTGTGCAAATTCGGCTTATCTCCAAGCATGCTTACCGCCGAAAACACTTGTTCAAAAAATTCCCGGCCCCGTAAATCCATGACAAGCGCGACACGGTTCATCGACCCGCCTTCCACGAGATCCAATAATTTCGGAATCAACGCCGGCGGCAAATTATCGATGCAAAAAAAACCGAGATCTTCAAGGCTTTGCACGGTAACCGTTTTTCCCGCTCCCGACATTCCGGTAATCACAACGATCTGGATATCATCTTCCACACCAACATCTCTCCGTTCACACTGTTTCGAGCTTTGCGTCGAGCAACTCGTAATCAGGTGTGTAATAAAATGTGCTGAACAACATTCCTTGTTTTCCCAAAAGATGTTTGAATAAATCTTGATCACCCAAGGCCATTGGCAAAGAAAGAACGTTCGTTTCTTTTTCCCAAAATAGCCTGCCTTCAGGTGAATGTTCCAACATTTCCCCTTTATGTTTATTCGCAAAAAAAGAAAACATCATCCATTCGGAAACTTTCGCGTACCTTTCCTGAATGACAATCGTAGAAACTGCCCGTAACTGTGGGTTCAGCAGTTCTATTCCGGTCTCTTCCATGAACTCCCTGCGCACGGTGGCAAGTGGGGTTTCTCCGTCCTCCATCTTCCCGCCGGGGGCGACAACCCAGTTTCTTCTGGGCTTTTGCAACAATAAAACCCGATCCTCATGTGTTAACACGCAGTTTGCCACACGCCGCATGTTCATCACCTCACATTAATTATAACGTGAACCGATGCATCCCACAAATCTAAGCCTCCGGTCACTGCGTACGCACCGCGTTTTCGATTAGAAAACTTGGCTTTCGACAAGCTTTTCTGTCGAAAGCCTTAGTTGCACTTATGTAGGTAGGGATTGCTGAACAACTTGCAGCTATCAGCTGAAGCCGGGATGCCGCTTCCATGGCTTCGCTTTCCGCGGACGAACGGTCAAGCCTCCTCGCGCAAAACCGGCGCTGCGGGGGCTTGACACATCCGTTTTTCCGCTGGAGTCTCGCCATTGCAGCACCGTCCCACCATACGTTGCCAGAAGTGCAAGGGTTTTGTTGCTTATAGGATGGATTTCCTTGCATCCAGTTTTGACAACACCAACGGAAAATGCTTATGTGCCAGTCTTTTTCCGTTATTCAGCAATCCCTAGGTAAGAAAGTTGATTTATGCTTTTGTATGAAAACAACCATAATTGGAGCAGCGTAAACGAATCAGTATAACCAACGTATGTCTCGATTATATTTTTTTACGCTAAACTAGTTGTTCT belongs to Salicibibacter cibi and includes:
- the rapZ gene encoding RNase adapter RapZ — its product is MSGAGKTVTVQSLEDLGFFCIDNLPPALIPKLLDLVEGGSMNRVALVMDLRGREFFEQVFSAVSMLGDKPNLHTHILFLDAEDSKLVQRFKETRRSHPLAPSGPLLDGIKEERQILDEIKGRARYHIDTTTLTPRELRSEINKLFTAPEELTFNVHFMSFGFKRGIPIDADLVFDVRFLPNPHYIERMRPLTGMDSDVAEYVMKWADTKEFLVKLEDMLTFLLPLYKQEGKSQVIIAIGCTGGNHRSVTLVEHLADVYSKNYLVYKSHREHKDRGETIE
- a CDS encoding HPr family phosphocarrier protein, with amino-acid sequence MVERDVVVNLKMGLQARPAALFVQEANRFHADINLIKGTHETNAKSIMGVMSLAVRNGTTIRIAADGGDEEEAVKALGQFVSEE
- the rpoN gene encoding RNA polymerase factor sigma-54 encodes the protein MNLEMGLIQQQTMKLVMTQQLRQAISLLQYSTLELSEYIEEQALENPLLDVNEADRDEGIRDSPVLWNDREESSGEQGKEPFIDRLGNARQGLTVHLIDQLRMLDCEGETKEHLKYFIHNLDENGYLVVNEKEASIELGITPDRFHELCALLQNFDPVGVGARSLSECLLLQLQALPEEHPIVETIVAHYLQAFAEKKWKWLAEEMQITLEEIQDAHDFIQTLNPRPAQGFSESEADYITPDVYIEKNNGEWTVVLNDDSLPRIRLNRQYRNLLHQKNDKETFEYAQSKYKQLVWLLKSIDQRQQTIRAVTEAIVEYQQSFLENGELRPMTLKHIAERADVHESTVSRTTNGKYVQTPRGCYELKAFFSKGVSGNDGEDISAMMVKEALRCWIEQEDKQKPISDQKIADRFKQEEGVTISRRAIAKYRDELNIQASSKRKRFA
- the clpP gene encoding ATP-dependent Clp endopeptidase proteolytic subunit ClpP, giving the protein MHLIPTVIEQTNRGERAYDIYSRLLKDRIVMLGSGIDDNVANTIVAQLLFLQAEDPDKDISLYINSPGGSISAGMAIYDTMQYITPKVSTICIGMAASMGAFLLNAGEIGQRFALPNSEIMIHQPLGGTQGQASDIEIHARRILEMREKLNNIFAERTGQPLEVIQRDTDRDNFMTAPEAKEYGLIDRIFEKNESTEK
- the whiA gene encoding DNA-binding protein WhiA yields the protein MTKKELTQIRADDCCVKAELSALIQMTGALNISESRTTLDITTENAAIARRFYTLLKQRYEHMKAELVVRKKMRLRKNNIYIVRVYRFVEEILADTNVTANGHTFAQSISEHTFENHCCKRAYLRGAFLAGGSINHPETSSYHLELFSYYKEHNQSLLALMLEFDLDARVLERKKGYIVYIKESEKITEFLNIIGAHQALLYFEDVRIVKDMRNSVNRLVNCETANLNKTVGAALRQVENIELVTREIGLESLPSKVREMAELRVKHQDVTLKELGEMAESGKVSKSGVNHRLRKIDELAERIRNRESLPQG
- a CDS encoding gluconeogenesis factor YvcK family protein, producing MTNGKKIVVIGGGTGLSVLLRGLKTYPVDLSAIVTVADDGGSSGRLRKELNVPPPGDVRNVLVALAEVEPLIERLFQHRFENGEGLTGHSLGNLLIAGMTSITGDFARGISELSAVLNVRGTVLPASNDSIELVAKMTDGSVVRGESNIPKAGKKIDEMFLDPAFPEALPASIQAIRQADKIIMGPGSLYTSVLPNLLVPGIAEEINRSSADKIYICNVMTQSGETDEFTASDHIKALYAHIGKSMIEQIFVHDGNISPEMIERYAEEGSEAVICDEDHLKALGLHAIQDDFIQTDGSVLRHNAEKIARMILEG
- a CDS encoding NUDIX domain-containing protein — encoded protein: MRRVANCVLTHEDRVLLLQKPRRNWVVAPGGKMEDGETPLATVRREFMEETGIELLNPQLRAVSTIVIQERYAKVSEWMMFSFFANKHKGEMLEHSPEGRLFWEKETNVLSLPMALGDQDLFKHLLGKQGMLFSTFYYTPDYELLDAKLETV